One Diospyros lotus cultivar Yz01 chromosome 1, ASM1463336v1, whole genome shotgun sequence genomic window carries:
- the LOC127799930 gene encoding uncharacterized protein LOC127799930 isoform X4 — translation MKKKLDTRFPAARIKKIMQADEDIGKIAMAVPILVSKALELFLQDLCDRTYDITIRRGAKTMNALHLKHCVHSYNVFDFLREIVSKVPDYGHVDSTAEDRTMSKRRKAAAEEFNDSDEDSKRTRMASSSGRGRGRGRGRGRARAVRASYREPDADIDSCSPRHSIKQHQSPGRHTDNGLESNETMKNVKVPDGANPEVRNFDLNVELNENKLDENTDKASAAAAAGGAACTSLSGPTEVRTEEYPGWSLSEMGRMAIDPLQFAHLNSRLDEDEEDYDEEG, via the exons ATGAAGAAGAAGCTCGACACCCGTTTCCCCGCT GCTcggattaaaaaaataatgcaagCTGATGAAGATATTGGGAAGATTGCCATGGCAGTGCCtattttggttt CTAAAGCTTTGGAATTATTTTTGCAAGACCTTTGCGATCGAACGTATGATATAACTATTCGGAGAGGAGCAAAGACAATGAATGCATTGCATCT AAAGCATTGCGTCCACAGCTATAATGTGTTTGATTTTCTGAGGGAAATAGTTAGCAAGGTTCCTGACTATGGTCATGTTGATTCCACTGCTGAGGATCGGACCATGTCAAAGAGAAG GAAAGCTGCAGCTGAGGAATTCAATGATAGCGATGAAGATTCAAAGAGGACTAGGATG GCAAGCAGCAGTGGGAGGGGAAGAGGAAGGGGTAGAGGGAGAGGCCGTGCCCGTGCTGTTCGAGCTTCATACCGGGAGCCTGATGCTGACATTGACTCTTGCAGTCCTCGGCACAGCATCAAGCAACATCAGAGTCCTGGGAGGCATACGGACAATGGTTTGGAGTCAAACGAAACAATGAAAAATGTTAAGGTTCCTGATGGTGCCAATCCAGAAGTTCGGAACTTCGATCTGAATGTGGAATTGAATGAGAATAAATTGGATGAGAATACAGATAAAGCatctgctgctgctgcagccGGAGGAGCTGCTTGCACATCATTGAGTGGGCCTACTGAAGTAAGAACCGAGGAATATCCTGGCTGGTCACTTTCTGAGATGGGCAGAATGGCCATCGACCCTCTTCAGTTTGCACATCTCAATTCCAGGTTggatgaagatgaggaagatTATGACGAAGAGGGTTAG
- the LOC127799930 gene encoding uncharacterized protein LOC127799930 isoform X2, producing MKKKLDTRFPAARIKKIMQADEDVGKIAMAVPILVSKALELFLQDLCDRTYDITIQRGAKTMSALHLKHCVHSYNVFDFLREIVSKVPDYGHIDATAEDRIMSKRRKAAADEVNDSDEDSKRTRMASSSGRGRGRGRGRGRARGVRVSYREPDADVDSCSPRHAIKQHQSPGRPTDNGLESNETTMENVKVPDDANPEVRNFDLNVELNENKLDENTDKTSAAAAAGGAASTSLSGPTEVRAEDYPGWPLSEMDRMAIDPLQFAHLNSRLDEDEEDYDEEG from the exons ATGAAGAAGAAGCTCGACACCCGTTTCCCCGCT GCTcggattaaaaaaataatgcaagCTGATGAAGATGTTGGGAAGATTGCCATGGCAGTGCCtattttggttt CTAAAGCTTTGGAATTATTTTTGCAAGACCTTTGTGATCGAACATATGATATAACTATTCAAAGAGGAGCAAAGACAATGAGCGCATTGCATTT AAAGCATTGCGTCCATAGCTATAATGTGTTTGATTTTCTGAGGGAAATAGTTAGCAAGGTTCCTGACTATGGTCATATTGATGCCACTGCTGAGGATCGGATTATGTCAAAGAGAAG GAAAGCTGCAGCTGATGAAGTCAATGATAGTGATGAAGATTCAAAGAGGACTAGGATG GCAAGCAGCAGTGGGAGGGGAAGAGGAAGGGGTAGAGGGAGAGGCCGTGCCCGTGGCGTCCGAGTTTCGTACCGGGAACCTGATGCGGACGTTGACTCATGCAGTCCTCGGCACGCCATCAAGCAACATCAGAGTCCCGGGAGGCCTACGGACAATGGTTTGGAGTCAAACGAAACAACAATGGAAAATGTTAAGGTTCCTGATGATGCCAATCCAGAAGTTCGAAACTTTGATCTGAATGTGGAATTGAATGAGAATAAATTGGATGAGAATACAGATAAAACatctgctgctgctgcagccGGAGGAGCTGCTTCCACATCATTGAGTGGGCCTACTGAAGTAAGAGCCGAGGACTATCCTGGCTGGCCACTTTCTGAGATGGACAGAATGGCCATCGACCCTCTTCAGTTTGCACATCTCAATTCCAGGTTggatgaagatgaggaagatTATGACGAAGAGGGTTAG
- the LOC127799917 gene encoding probable protein arginine N-methyltransferase 3 isoform X1: protein MAEKEELVYEEEEEEDDDDEGQDWGDWNADDEEEEGGDDSMSDLMLCLFCESKYSSSGELFEHCRSVHHFEFHAIRRTLGLDFYASFKLINYVRSQVAENRCWSCEFTCLSRQDLQNHLHEASSSEVGTLPWSDDKYLRPFIQDDPLLYSFSDNYEPEDEDTATVDKITDLVTSESIHIADANRSEEIASTSSSCLSMINPLEEANNNGAIVKENGCLCDRKLKDEHLGVSFAKVVANEIKKVNKNYFGSYSSFGIHREMISDKVRTDAYRQALLNNPSLLHGAAVLDVGCGTGILSLFAAQAGASSVIAVEASDKMAAVATEIAKGNGFSWAGNPNNGTSRSTGVIRVVQGMVEELDKLECIQPQSVDVLLSEWMGYCLLYESMLTSVLLARDRWLKPGGAILPDTATIFVAGFGRGGTSIPFWEDVYGFNMSCIGKELFEEAARIPIVDVVDSHDIVTNSVVLQSFDLLRMTHDEMDFTSRIELEPLPDNSPTNSSPDATSKTTWCYGVVLWFETGFTSRFCKEMPIVLSTSPYTPRTHWSQTILTFREPIAMALGKPDADRSAAVGTAGCPASKILSRISIARASEHRSIDISLEIAGLTLDGRKHSWPAQIFNLS, encoded by the exons ATGGCAGAGAAAGAAGAATTGGtttatgaagaagaagaagaagaagacgacgacgACGAAGGTCAGGACTGGGGGGATTGGAATGCCGATGACGAGGAAGAGGAAGGGGGAGATGATTCGATGTCTGATTTAATGCTCTGTTTGTTCTGCGAGTCCAAGTACAGTTCCTCCGGCGAGCTCTTTGAGCACTGCCGATCTGTTCATCACTTCGAATTTCATGCTATCAGGAGAACTCTAGGCTTGGATTTCTATGCTTCCTTCAAGCTCATCAACTACGTCAGGTCTCAG GTAGCAGAAAACAGATGCTGGAGCTGTGAGTTTACCTGTTTGTCAAGGCAAGATCTACAGAATCATTTACATGAAGCGTCCAGTTCTGAAGTTGGTACCCTTCCTTGGAGTGATGACAAATATCTAAGGCCTTTTATACAAGATGATCCACTTTTATACAGTTTTAGTGATAATTATGAACCAGAAGATGAGGATACTGCTACAGTTGATAAAATTACTGATCTGGTTACTTCTGAAAGTATTCACATTGCTGATGCTAATAGAAGCGAGGAGATTGCCTCCACTTCTAGCAGTTGTTTGAGCATGATAAATCCTTTGGAGGAGGCAAACAACAATGGTGCCATTGTAAAAGAAAATGGTTGTTTGTGTGATAGAAAGTTAAAAGATGAGCATTTGGGAGTTTCATTTGCAAAAGTGGTtgcaaatgaaattaaaaaagtgAATAAGAATTATTTTGGGTCATACAGTTCATTTGGGATCCACAGGGAAATGATAAGCGATAAG GTAAGAACGGATGCTTATAGACAGGCCCTCTTGAATAACCCTTCTCTCCTTCATGGTGCTGCTGTTCTGGATGTCGGATGTGGGACTGGCATACTTAG TCTCTTTGCTGCCCAAGCAGGTGCTTCAAGTGTAATTGCAGTTGAAGCCAGTGACAAGATGGCTGCAGTTGCAACTGAG ATTGCAAAAGGTAATGGCTTTTCATGGGCTGGAAACCCAAATAATGGGACAAGTAGATCCACTGGGGTAATAAGGGTGGTCCAGGGAATGGTTGAAGAGCTTGATAAGTTGGAATGTATTCAACCTCAGAGTGTTGATGTATTATTGAGTGAATGGATGGGCTATTGCTTACTTTATGAGTCAATGCTGACTTCTGTGCTTCTTGCACGTGATCGATGGTTGAAGCCTGGAGGTGCTATTCTGCCAGACACAGCTACCATA TTCGTCGCTGGTTTTGGCCGGGGTGGTACCAGTATTCCATTTTGGGAAGATGTTTATGGTTTCAACATGTCTTGTATTGGCAAGGAACTTTTTGAAGAAGCTGCTCGAATCCCAATAGTTGATGTTGTTGACAGTCATGATATTGTAACCAATTCTGTGGTTCTCCAG TCATTTGATTTGCTGAGGATGACACACGATGAAATGGATTTCACTTCAAGGATTGAGTTGGAACCATTGCCCGATAATAGCCCAACAAATTCCTCTCCAGATGCAACGAGTAAAACAACCTGGTGTTATGGAGTTGTCCTGTGGTTTGAGACTGGCTTTACAAGTAGGTTTTGCAAAGAAATGCCAATTGTTCTGTCCACATCCCCATATACTCCCAGAACACACTGGTCGCAAACAATTCTGACCTTCCGGGAACCAATTGCAATGGCACTTGGAAAGCCTGATGCTGACAGATCCGCGGCTGTTGGTACTGCTGGCTGCCCTGCTTCAAAAATCCTCTCCCGCATCAGCATTGCCCGTGCTTCTGAGCATCGCAGCATCGACATCTCCTTGGAGATTGCAGGACTCACCCTTGATGGCCGAAAACACAGTTGGCCTgcccaaatttttaatttgtcatAG
- the LOC127799917 gene encoding probable protein arginine N-methyltransferase 3 isoform X2 has translation MLPSSSSTTSGLRTITNQFWITTRMMLQSRTSIYLTFMYIHDSVRVQVLNMCLCPRLNSGSLASEVAENRCWSCEFTCLSRQDLQNHLHEASSSEVGTLPWSDDKYLRPFIQDDPLLYSFSDNYEPEDEDTATVDKITDLVTSESIHIADANRSEEIASTSSSCLSMINPLEEANNNGAIVKENGCLCDRKLKDEHLGVSFAKVVANEIKKVNKNYFGSYSSFGIHREMISDKVRTDAYRQALLNNPSLLHGAAVLDVGCGTGILSLFAAQAGASSVIAVEASDKMAAVATEIAKGNGFSWAGNPNNGTSRSTGVIRVVQGMVEELDKLECIQPQSVDVLLSEWMGYCLLYESMLTSVLLARDRWLKPGGAILPDTATIFVAGFGRGGTSIPFWEDVYGFNMSCIGKELFEEAARIPIVDVVDSHDIVTNSVVLQSFDLLRMTHDEMDFTSRIELEPLPDNSPTNSSPDATSKTTWCYGVVLWFETGFTSRFCKEMPIVLSTSPYTPRTHWSQTILTFREPIAMALGKPDADRSAAVGTAGCPASKILSRISIARASEHRSIDISLEIAGLTLDGRKHSWPAQIFNLS, from the exons ATGCTTCCTTCAAGCTCATCAACTACGTCAGGTCTCAG GACGATAACAAATCAATTCTGGATAACCACGAGGATGATGCTGCAAAGTAGGACAAGCATCTACTTGACGTTTATGTACATACACGACAGTGTACGTGTCCAAGTACTTAACATGTGCCTATGCCCTCGGTTGAACTCTGGTTCCTTGGCTTCTGAG GTAGCAGAAAACAGATGCTGGAGCTGTGAGTTTACCTGTTTGTCAAGGCAAGATCTACAGAATCATTTACATGAAGCGTCCAGTTCTGAAGTTGGTACCCTTCCTTGGAGTGATGACAAATATCTAAGGCCTTTTATACAAGATGATCCACTTTTATACAGTTTTAGTGATAATTATGAACCAGAAGATGAGGATACTGCTACAGTTGATAAAATTACTGATCTGGTTACTTCTGAAAGTATTCACATTGCTGATGCTAATAGAAGCGAGGAGATTGCCTCCACTTCTAGCAGTTGTTTGAGCATGATAAATCCTTTGGAGGAGGCAAACAACAATGGTGCCATTGTAAAAGAAAATGGTTGTTTGTGTGATAGAAAGTTAAAAGATGAGCATTTGGGAGTTTCATTTGCAAAAGTGGTtgcaaatgaaattaaaaaagtgAATAAGAATTATTTTGGGTCATACAGTTCATTTGGGATCCACAGGGAAATGATAAGCGATAAG GTAAGAACGGATGCTTATAGACAGGCCCTCTTGAATAACCCTTCTCTCCTTCATGGTGCTGCTGTTCTGGATGTCGGATGTGGGACTGGCATACTTAG TCTCTTTGCTGCCCAAGCAGGTGCTTCAAGTGTAATTGCAGTTGAAGCCAGTGACAAGATGGCTGCAGTTGCAACTGAG ATTGCAAAAGGTAATGGCTTTTCATGGGCTGGAAACCCAAATAATGGGACAAGTAGATCCACTGGGGTAATAAGGGTGGTCCAGGGAATGGTTGAAGAGCTTGATAAGTTGGAATGTATTCAACCTCAGAGTGTTGATGTATTATTGAGTGAATGGATGGGCTATTGCTTACTTTATGAGTCAATGCTGACTTCTGTGCTTCTTGCACGTGATCGATGGTTGAAGCCTGGAGGTGCTATTCTGCCAGACACAGCTACCATA TTCGTCGCTGGTTTTGGCCGGGGTGGTACCAGTATTCCATTTTGGGAAGATGTTTATGGTTTCAACATGTCTTGTATTGGCAAGGAACTTTTTGAAGAAGCTGCTCGAATCCCAATAGTTGATGTTGTTGACAGTCATGATATTGTAACCAATTCTGTGGTTCTCCAG TCATTTGATTTGCTGAGGATGACACACGATGAAATGGATTTCACTTCAAGGATTGAGTTGGAACCATTGCCCGATAATAGCCCAACAAATTCCTCTCCAGATGCAACGAGTAAAACAACCTGGTGTTATGGAGTTGTCCTGTGGTTTGAGACTGGCTTTACAAGTAGGTTTTGCAAAGAAATGCCAATTGTTCTGTCCACATCCCCATATACTCCCAGAACACACTGGTCGCAAACAATTCTGACCTTCCGGGAACCAATTGCAATGGCACTTGGAAAGCCTGATGCTGACAGATCCGCGGCTGTTGGTACTGCTGGCTGCCCTGCTTCAAAAATCCTCTCCCGCATCAGCATTGCCCGTGCTTCTGAGCATCGCAGCATCGACATCTCCTTGGAGATTGCAGGACTCACCCTTGATGGCCGAAAACACAGTTGGCCTgcccaaatttttaatttgtcatAG
- the LOC127799930 gene encoding uncharacterized protein LOC127799930 isoform X3 — MKKKLDTRFPAARIKKIMQADEDIGKIAMAVPILVSKALELFLQDLCDRTYDITIRRGAKTMNALHLKHCVHSYNVFDFLREIVSKVPDYGHVDSTAEDRTMSKRRKAAAEEFNDSDEDSKRTRMASSSGRGRGRGRGRGRARAVRASYREPDADIDSCSPRHSIKQHQSPGRHTDNGLESNETMKNVKVPDGANPEVRNFDLNVELNENKLDENTDKASAAAAAGGAACTSLSGPTEVRTEEYPGWSLSEMGRMAIDPLQFAHLNSRLDEDEEDYDEEG; from the exons ATGAAGAAGAAGCTCGATACCCGTTTCCCCGCT GCTcggattaaaaaaataatgcaagCTGATGAAGATATTGGGAAGATTGCCATGGCAGTGCCtattttggttt CTAAAGCTTTGGAATTATTTTTGCAAGACCTTTGCGATCGAACGTATGATATAACTATTCGGAGAGGAGCAAAGACAATGAATGCATTGCATCT AAAGCATTGCGTCCACAGCTATAATGTGTTTGATTTTCTGAGGGAAATAGTTAGCAAGGTTCCTGACTATGGTCATGTTGATTCCACTGCTGAGGATCGGACCATGTCAAAGAGAAG GAAAGCTGCAGCTGAGGAATTCAATGATAGCGATGAAGATTCAAAGAGGACTAGGATG GCAAGCAGCAGTGGGAGGGGAAGAGGAAGGGGTAGAGGGAGAGGCCGTGCCCGTGCTGTTCGAGCTTCATACCGGGAGCCTGATGCTGACATTGACTCTTGCAGTCCTCGGCACAGCATCAAGCAACATCAGAGTCCTGGGAGGCATACGGACAATGGTTTGGAGTCAAACGAAACAATGAAAAATGTTAAGGTTCCTGATGGTGCCAATCCAGAAGTTCGGAACTTCGATCTGAATGTGGAATTGAATGAGAATAAATTGGATGAGAATACAGATAAAGCatctgctgctgctgcagccGGAGGAGCTGCTTGCACATCATTGAGTGGGCCTACTGAAGTAAGAACCGAGGAATATCCTGGCTGGTCACTTTCTGAGATGGGCAGAATGGCCATCGACCCTCTTCAGTTTGCACATCTCAATTCCAGGTTggatgaagatgaggaagatTATGACGAAGAGGGTTAG
- the LOC127799930 gene encoding uncharacterized protein LOC127799930 isoform X1, protein MTPWFALRIKLSVVGLIYEFFKARIKKIMQADEDIGKIAMAVPILVSKALELFLQDLCDRTYDITIRRGAKTMNALHLKHCVHSYNVFDFLREIVSKVPDYGHVDSTAEDRTMSKRRKAAAEEFNDSDEDSKRTRMASSSGRGRGRGRGRGRARAVRASYREPDADIDSCSPRHSIKQHQSPGRHTDNGLESNETMKNVKVPDGANPEVRNFDLNVELNENKLDENTDKASAAAAAGGAACTSLSGPTEVRTEEYPGWSLSEMGRMAIDPLQFAHLNSRLDEDEEDYDEEG, encoded by the exons ATGACTCCATGGTTTGCTTTGCGGATCAAGTTGTCTGTAGTTGGTTtgatatatgaattttttaag GCTcggattaaaaaaataatgcaagCTGATGAAGATATTGGGAAGATTGCCATGGCAGTGCCtattttggttt CTAAAGCTTTGGAATTATTTTTGCAAGACCTTTGCGATCGAACGTATGATATAACTATTCGGAGAGGAGCAAAGACAATGAATGCATTGCATCT AAAGCATTGCGTCCACAGCTATAATGTGTTTGATTTTCTGAGGGAAATAGTTAGCAAGGTTCCTGACTATGGTCATGTTGATTCCACTGCTGAGGATCGGACCATGTCAAAGAGAAG GAAAGCTGCAGCTGAGGAATTCAATGATAGCGATGAAGATTCAAAGAGGACTAGGATG GCAAGCAGCAGTGGGAGGGGAAGAGGAAGGGGTAGAGGGAGAGGCCGTGCCCGTGCTGTTCGAGCTTCATACCGGGAGCCTGATGCTGACATTGACTCTTGCAGTCCTCGGCACAGCATCAAGCAACATCAGAGTCCTGGGAGGCATACGGACAATGGTTTGGAGTCAAACGAAACAATGAAAAATGTTAAGGTTCCTGATGGTGCCAATCCAGAAGTTCGGAACTTCGATCTGAATGTGGAATTGAATGAGAATAAATTGGATGAGAATACAGATAAAGCatctgctgctgctgcagccGGAGGAGCTGCTTGCACATCATTGAGTGGGCCTACTGAAGTAAGAACCGAGGAATATCCTGGCTGGTCACTTTCTGAGATGGGCAGAATGGCCATCGACCCTCTTCAGTTTGCACATCTCAATTCCAGGTTggatgaagatgaggaagatTATGACGAAGAGGGTTAG
- the LOC127799930 gene encoding uncharacterized protein LOC127799930 isoform X5 — MARIKKIMQADEDIGKIAMAVPILVSKALELFLQDLCDRTYDITIRRGAKTMNALHLKHCVHSYNVFDFLREIVSKVPDYGHVDSTAEDRTMSKRRKAAAEEFNDSDEDSKRTRMASSSGRGRGRGRGRGRARAVRASYREPDADIDSCSPRHSIKQHQSPGRHTDNGLESNETMKNVKVPDGANPEVRNFDLNVELNENKLDENTDKASAAAAAGGAACTSLSGPTEVRTEEYPGWSLSEMGRMAIDPLQFAHLNSRLDEDEEDYDEEG, encoded by the exons ATG GCTcggattaaaaaaataatgcaagCTGATGAAGATATTGGGAAGATTGCCATGGCAGTGCCtattttggttt CTAAAGCTTTGGAATTATTTTTGCAAGACCTTTGCGATCGAACGTATGATATAACTATTCGGAGAGGAGCAAAGACAATGAATGCATTGCATCT AAAGCATTGCGTCCACAGCTATAATGTGTTTGATTTTCTGAGGGAAATAGTTAGCAAGGTTCCTGACTATGGTCATGTTGATTCCACTGCTGAGGATCGGACCATGTCAAAGAGAAG GAAAGCTGCAGCTGAGGAATTCAATGATAGCGATGAAGATTCAAAGAGGACTAGGATG GCAAGCAGCAGTGGGAGGGGAAGAGGAAGGGGTAGAGGGAGAGGCCGTGCCCGTGCTGTTCGAGCTTCATACCGGGAGCCTGATGCTGACATTGACTCTTGCAGTCCTCGGCACAGCATCAAGCAACATCAGAGTCCTGGGAGGCATACGGACAATGGTTTGGAGTCAAACGAAACAATGAAAAATGTTAAGGTTCCTGATGGTGCCAATCCAGAAGTTCGGAACTTCGATCTGAATGTGGAATTGAATGAGAATAAATTGGATGAGAATACAGATAAAGCatctgctgctgctgcagccGGAGGAGCTGCTTGCACATCATTGAGTGGGCCTACTGAAGTAAGAACCGAGGAATATCCTGGCTGGTCACTTTCTGAGATGGGCAGAATGGCCATCGACCCTCTTCAGTTTGCACATCTCAATTCCAGGTTggatgaagatgaggaagatTATGACGAAGAGGGTTAG